The Chloroflexota bacterium genome includes the window CGCACCCGTACCGTTGCCAACCTTTCCATCAGGCAGTCATCATGCCGCCCTGGTTGCCAGGTAAATCAGCCGCCAGAGATGGAGTTGCTCGTAGGGGATTTGCCCGTCGAGAACATCGAAGATGGGACGCAGAAAATCGGGGCCGAGATCGTTGAAGGCTTGTATGACCCGAAGTTCATCCTGCGTGGCGAGTTGGCTGCTGGCCTTTAGCCCCTCCACCCGCAGCGGACGCCCGGCGGCGTGCGCTTTTTTGAGATGCTTGAGAATGGTGCCTTCGGTGAAGCCTAAATCGGCGGCGATGGCGGCAATCGACTCACCGGACTGATATTGCTTGTAGATGTAGTCGGTGCGCTTGTGCGTGGCGGGTTGCGAATGGCGGGTGGCAGGCGTCGGCGCGGGTTTGGGGATGGGCTGGAGATCGTTTTCGGCGCAATAAGCCTGGATAACGGGGAGAAAGTGCGGGGCATATTCTTCGACTTTGCGCTGGCCTACGCCGTAAATCTGGATCAGGGTTTCAGGTGTTTGGGGGAAATAGGTTGCCATTTCAACCAGTGAACGGTCGTTGAAGATGACATAGGGGGGCACGTTGCGCTCGGCGGCCAGTTGGGCGCGCAGGGCACGCAACAGTTCGAACAAGCCGGGGTCGTGGGCGGCTTTGGGGGCCGCGGCTACGCCGGGGATGGCTCCGGGCAGCGCGCCAAAGAATTCGCCGCCATCCAGAACGGCGCGGCCTGCTTCGGTGACGCGCAGCGATCCGTGGGGCGGGGTGCGCTGCAACAGTCCCTGGCGCACAAATTGGGTTGCCATATGCCGCCATTGATCTTTGGTGTAGCCGTTGCCTTTGTCGTAGATTTCGAGCTGGTCGTGTTTGAATTGCAGAATCTTTTTGGCGCGCGAGCCGCGTAAAACGTCAATCAGATGGGCGGCGCCGAAAATCTGCTCGGTTTGCAGAGCGCAATTGAGCAGGAGGCGCGCCGGGGCGGTTAAATCAATCTGGGCAGAATCAGCATCGGGGTCGGCCTGGTCGTCCTGTTTTTGGGCAAGGCAATGATCACAGGCCTCACAATCTTCATCGGGGAATTTTTCACCAAAATAGTTTAGCAGTGGGATGCGGCGGCAGGTTTGGGTTTCGACGAAGTCGAGCATGGCTTGCAGGCGCATTTCGGCGCCGCGGCGCAGTTCGGGCGGCTCCTGGTTGATGAAGTAGCGGATCGTGCCCACGTCGCCGTAGGCGTAGAGCAGCAGGCAATGTGCGGGCAGGCCGTCGCGCCCGGCGCGGCCAATTTGCTGGTAGTAGCTTTCAATGTTTTTGGGCAGGTCGTAATGCACCACGAAGCGCACGTTGGATTTATTGATGCCCATACCAAAGGCGATGGTGGCGACTATGATGAGATCGTCTTCGTAACGGAAGCGGTGCTGGTGGGTGCGGCGGTCGGCGTCTTGCATCCCGGCGTGGTAGGGCAGCGCCGGGTAGCCCGCCGCGGCCAGTTGGGCGGTGAGGGTGTCTACCCCATCGCGGGTGGCGCAGTAGATGATGCCGGCCTGGTTTTTATGGGTATCGAGAAAAGCGCGCACTTGGGCGACGCCTGCAATTTTGTCGTCAACACGCAAGATCAGATTCTCGCGGTTAAAACTGCTAATAAATTCGTTGGCGTCGCTGATGGCGAGCGAAGTTTTGATGTCGGCGCGCACGCGGCGGGTGGCGGTGGCGGTTACGGCCAGTGTAACCGCCTTGGGTAAACGCTCACGCAGCCCGGCCAGTTGGCGGTATTCGGGGCGGAAATCGTGCCCCCACTCCGAGATGCAGTGCGCTTCATCAATCACCAGCGCGTCCACGGAGATGTTTTCGAGCAGGCTCATCGTTTCAGGGCGCAGCAGGGTTTCAGGCGCGGCGTAGAGCAGTTTCACATCCCCGGCCCGGATGCGCTCGACGGTGGCATCGTATTCGGCAAAGGTCAGTGTGCTGTTGAGATAGACGGCGGCAATGCCCCACTCGCGCAACTCCAGCACCTGATCTTCCATCAGCGAGATCAGCGGCGAGACCACCACGGTCAGGCCAGGGAAGAGCGTGGCGGGCAGTTGGTAGCATAGCGATTTTCCGCTGCCGGTGGGCATCACTGCCAGCGAGTCGTGCTTGCGCAGTACGTTTTCGATGATGCGGCGTTGTAAAGGTCTGAATTCGGGATAGCCGAAGGTTTGCTGGAGGGTGGATTCGAGTTCGGCGGTAGCGGTTGTAGACCTCAAAGGTCTCAGCGAGGATTCTTCCGCCGGAGAATTTTTTGGTGAGACCTTTGAGGTCTTAACGGAGAGCCGCAGCAAAGCCTGATCTTGCGAGATGATCTCATCGTTCTCGTCAATATGCAGCACTTCAATGCCTTCAGCGCTCAGCGTTTGACCGATCAGGCGCGTGCGACGGCAGTTTTCGGGCTTTATTTCGGCGCACAGCAGCGCCACGCGATGACCCTGTCGGCTGGCGTTGTGCAGGCGTTCAATGCCGCGGCGGTAAAAAGGCTGGGCGGCCAGTTTGGCGTAGTCGATCACCCCATCGATATAGCAGGCTTCATCGTCTGGCCTGCCGCCCAGGGTATCGCCCATGAAGACATAGCGAATACCATTCGCTTGCAGCGCATCTTCCAGCGCGGACTTGGTAAATTCCGGCTGGTGACGCGAGTAGGGCTGCGAGCGCACATCGATCAGAAATTCGATCTGGTGGGCTTTGAGCGCGGCGAAAAAGGCTTCGTTTTCTCTGGCTCCATAGCCGATGGTGTAGATGGGAGTGGGGGGCATTGCCTCTATTATTTTCGCCGACCGCGGCGTCCGCGTTTGGCTTTCTTTTGAGTTTGTGGCTCCTGATTGGGCGCGCTGGTGGGCAGCGAACGGGAGCGCTGTTGCGGTTGTCCCGTACGCATGGATGGATGTTCAACTTCCTTTCCATCCAATGTGTGCAATATAATTTCTGCCGGGCTGGGGCGATTATGCTTGAGATTGCGCAACCCGTCCATGGCTCCAACAAAATCTACATCTTTGGCCCTTTGCCGAATTGTCCAGCTTTCCGTCAGATCAACAATCCGTTGGTATAGTTCACGTGCAATTTCTCTGTCGCCCAGATCATGTTCAAAAAGCGCCAGGCGGATGATAACATCTGTGTCGTTAGGGGCCAATTTATAGGCACGCTTTAAAGCTTCGTGCGCGTCAGAGTAACGCATTAACATACGCAGCAAAGAACCCATTCTGGCATA containing:
- the recQ gene encoding DNA helicase RecQ, which produces MPPTPIYTIGYGARENEAFFAALKAHQIEFLIDVRSQPYSRHQPEFTKSALEDALQANGIRYVFMGDTLGGRPDDEACYIDGVIDYAKLAAQPFYRRGIERLHNASRQGHRVALLCAEIKPENCRRTRLIGQTLSAEGIEVLHIDENDEIISQDQALLRLSVKTSKVSPKNSPAEESSLRPLRSTTATAELESTLQQTFGYPEFRPLQRRIIENVLRKHDSLAVMPTGSGKSLCYQLPATLFPGLTVVVSPLISLMEDQVLELREWGIAAVYLNSTLTFAEYDATVERIRAGDVKLLYAAPETLLRPETMSLLENISVDALVIDEAHCISEWGHDFRPEYRQLAGLRERLPKAVTLAVTATATRRVRADIKTSLAISDANEFISSFNRENLILRVDDKIAGVAQVRAFLDTHKNQAGIIYCATRDGVDTLTAQLAAAGYPALPYHAGMQDADRRTHQHRFRYEDDLIIVATIAFGMGINKSNVRFVVHYDLPKNIESYYQQIGRAGRDGLPAHCLLLYAYGDVGTIRYFINQEPPELRRGAEMRLQAMLDFVETQTCRRIPLLNYFGEKFPDEDCEACDHCLAQKQDDQADPDADSAQIDLTAPARLLLNCALQTEQIFGAAHLIDVLRGSRAKKILQFKHDQLEIYDKGNGYTKDQWRHMATQFVRQGLLQRTPPHGSLRVTEAGRAVLDGGEFFGALPGAIPGVAAAPKAAHDPGLFELLRALRAQLAAERNVPPYVIFNDRSLVEMATYFPQTPETLIQIYGVGQRKVEEYAPHFLPVIQAYCAENDLQPIPKPAPTPATRHSQPATHKRTDYIYKQYQSGESIAAIAADLGFTEGTILKHLKKAHAAGRPLRVEGLKASSQLATQDELRVIQAFNDLGPDFLRPIFDVLDGQIPYEQLHLWRLIYLATRAA